The following are from one region of the Streptococcus sp. 1643 genome:
- the dapD gene encoding 2,3,4,5-tetrahydropyridine-2,6-dicarboxylate N-acetyltransferase, translating to MTATKMNAQEIIQFIANAEKKTSVKVTFEGQLASAVPSSVVKLGNVLFGDWKDVAPLLEGLVENQDYVVEQDARNSAVPLLDKRAINARIEPGAIIRDQVEIGDNAVIMMGAVINIGAEIGAGTMIDMGAILGGRAIVGKNSHVGAGAVLAGVIEPASAEPVRVGDNVLIGANAVVIEGVQIGSGSVVAAGAIVTQDVPENVVVAGVPARIIKEIDAQTQQKTALEDALRTL from the coding sequence ATGACTGCTACAAAAATGAACGCTCAAGAAATTATCCAATTTATCGCCAATGCTGAAAAGAAAACCAGTGTCAAAGTAACCTTTGAGGGGCAACTCGCATCTGCTGTGCCTAGCTCTGTTGTCAAACTAGGAAATGTTTTATTCGGAGACTGGAAGGACGTGGCTCCGCTTCTTGAAGGTTTAGTAGAAAATCAAGACTATGTTGTCGAGCAAGATGCTCGTAATTCTGCAGTTCCTTTGCTAGACAAACGTGCGATCAACGCTCGTATCGAGCCAGGTGCGATTATCCGTGACCAGGTGGAAATTGGTGACAATGCTGTTATCATGATGGGAGCAGTTATCAATATCGGTGCTGAAATTGGTGCAGGAACCATGATTGACATGGGTGCCATCCTTGGTGGTCGCGCTATTGTTGGAAAAAACAGCCACGTTGGTGCAGGTGCAGTTTTGGCAGGTGTGATTGAGCCAGCTAGTGCTGAACCAGTCCGTGTCGGAGATAATGTTCTTATCGGTGCTAATGCAGTGGTGATCGAAGGGGTCCAAATCGGCAGTGGTTCAGTTGTTGCAGCAGGAGCTATTGTTACCCAAGATGTTCCAGAAAACGTGGTAGTGGCAGGTGTTCCAGCTCGTATCATCAAAGAAATTGATGCCCAAACCCAACAAAAAACAGCGCTAGAGGATGCGCTTCGTACCTTGTAA
- a CDS encoding N-acetyldiaminopimelate deacetylase: protein MLDLIQTRRDLHQIPEIGLEEFKTQAYLLDVIEKLTAGKDFVQIRTWRTGILVYLQGSQPERTIGWRTDIDGLPIVEQTGLPFASQHQGRMHACGHDFHMTIALGCLERALEEQPKNNLLFLFQPAEENEAGGMLMYEDGAFGNWLPDQFYGLHVRPDLKVGQIATNTHTLFAGTCEVKVRFKGKGGHAAFPHEANDALVAASYFVTQVQSVVSRNVNPIEGAVVTFGLFQAGTTNNVITDTAFLHGTIRALTQDMSLLVQKRVKTVAEGVAAAFDMEVEVELKQGGYLPVENNPALARELMDFFEEKDGIELIDIEPAMTGEDFGYLLSKVDGVMFWLGIDSPYALHHPQMSPKEEALAIGVDAVSSFLKKKAAE from the coding sequence ATGTTAGATTTGATTCAGACTAGACGAGATTTACACCAGATTCCAGAGATTGGCTTGGAAGAGTTCAAGACTCAGGCTTATTTGCTGGATGTGATTGAGAAATTGACTGCGGGCAAGGATTTTGTTCAAATTCGTACTTGGCGGACAGGTATTCTGGTTTATTTGCAGGGAAGTCAGCCGGAACGAACCATTGGTTGGCGAACAGACATTGATGGCCTGCCTATCGTCGAACAAACCGGACTGCCTTTTGCCTCTCAGCACCAAGGTCGCATGCATGCCTGTGGACACGATTTTCATATGACTATTGCCTTGGGCTGTCTCGAACGCGCCCTGGAGGAACAACCCAAGAATAATTTGCTCTTCCTATTTCAGCCTGCTGAAGAAAATGAAGCTGGTGGGATGCTCATGTATGAGGATGGTGCTTTTGGAAATTGGTTGCCAGACCAATTTTATGGTCTCCATGTTCGTCCGGATCTGAAGGTCGGACAGATTGCGACCAACACTCATACACTCTTTGCAGGGACTTGTGAGGTGAAGGTTCGTTTCAAAGGAAAAGGAGGACACGCAGCTTTTCCGCATGAAGCCAATGACGCCTTGGTGGCTGCTAGTTACTTTGTAACCCAGGTGCAGTCAGTTGTCAGTCGCAATGTCAATCCCATCGAGGGAGCGGTGGTGACCTTTGGCCTTTTCCAAGCTGGAACAACCAACAATGTCATTACAGACACAGCCTTTTTGCATGGAACCATTCGCGCCTTGACTCAGGACATGAGCCTCTTGGTACAAAAAAGAGTCAAGACAGTCGCAGAAGGGGTTGCAGCAGCCTTTGATATGGAAGTCGAAGTAGAACTCAAGCAAGGGGGCTACCTGCCTGTGGAGAACAATCCAGCCTTGGCGCGTGAACTGATGGACTTCTTTGAAGAGAAAGACGGAATCGAGTTGATTGATATCGAGCCTGCTATGACTGGTGAGGACTTTGGTTATCTCCTTTCGAAGGTAGATGGCGTTATGTTCTGGCTAGGTATCGATAGTCCCTACGCCCTTCATCACCCTCAGATGAGTCCTAAGGAAGAAGCCTTAGCCATTGGGGTAGATGCGGTCTCTAGTTTCTTGAAAAAGAAGGCAGCAGAGTAG